From one Streptomyces mobaraensis genomic stretch:
- a CDS encoding histidine phosphatase family protein: MAPRILLARHGQTEWSLSGRHTGRTDIPLLDEGRRGAKLLGERLHRAPWDGLPGVEVRTSPLLRASETCDLAGFGERATAWDALMEFDYGAYEGMTPAEIKAQRPGWLIWRDGVPGGETLDQVAARADEVVRWARSAADRDVLVFAHGHILRVIAARWLGFEASFAARIRLEPTSLSILGWAYGEPAIERWNDTGHLG, from the coding sequence ATGGCACCGCGCATCCTGCTGGCCCGGCACGGACAGACCGAGTGGTCGCTGTCCGGAAGACACACCGGCCGCACGGACATCCCCCTCCTCGACGAGGGACGGCGCGGGGCGAAGCTCCTCGGCGAGCGCCTGCACCGCGCCCCCTGGGACGGCCTGCCCGGCGTCGAGGTCCGTACCAGTCCGTTGCTCCGGGCGAGTGAAACCTGCGACCTCGCCGGCTTCGGCGAGCGCGCCACCGCGTGGGACGCCTTGATGGAGTTCGACTACGGCGCCTACGAGGGCATGACCCCCGCCGAGATCAAGGCCCAGCGGCCCGGCTGGCTGATCTGGCGCGACGGCGTCCCCGGCGGCGAGACCCTCGACCAGGTCGCGGCCCGCGCCGACGAGGTCGTCCGCTGGGCGCGCTCCGCCGCCGACCGGGACGTGCTCGTCTTCGCCCACGGCCACATCCTGCGCGTCATCGCCGCCCGCTGGCTCGGCTTCGAGGCGTCCTTCGCGGCGCGCATCCGGCTGGAGCCGACGTCGCTGTCGATCCTCGGCTGGGCCTACGGCGAGCCGGCGATCGAGCGCTGGAACGACACCGGGCACCTGGGCTGA
- a CDS encoding ATP-binding protein — translation MASPHASPSPRAPRPNTVFRALRGPRSPAEFAAAVRRAAREIGEQVSCDARYIGRVESGEIRCPNYAYERVFRHMFPGREPVDMGFLPRETVRGRGARNKGGAPPAHIESPADDGDATGPGAPGLRDAGAPGTGGTSDEESDVLRRAFMTHGTAAVAVVSLSAAAGARPRRHAGEAEALAVEEAVRRIRLLDDRHGADGLYRRATRPLRAAYDLLDAEARRQSVADRLHTGAGELAISVGWLAHDSGRFADARSHYAEALATARVAGDAALEAHAFCNTAFLARDAGRPREAVRAAQAAQHVGRRLGSARLMSLLALREAGGWARLGDRAACAGALLRARSLFGQGACEADPEWMTFFGEAELEGLEAQCWSALGDRSRAAEHGERAVALADPHFARNIALYTAQLADDLAHSGSPDAAAAAGERVLDLLGQVRSARIRGMLDGTSRTLRRFTEDPAVESFLARRAA, via the coding sequence ATGGCGTCGCCCCACGCGTCCCCGTCACCTCGCGCACCCCGCCCGAACACCGTCTTCCGCGCGTTGCGCGGACCGCGGTCACCTGCGGAATTCGCGGCGGCGGTGCGGCGTGCGGCCCGGGAGATCGGGGAACAGGTCTCGTGTGACGCGCGGTACATCGGGCGCGTCGAATCCGGCGAGATCCGCTGCCCCAACTACGCCTACGAGCGGGTGTTCCGCCATATGTTCCCCGGTCGTGAGCCGGTGGACATGGGCTTCCTCCCCCGCGAGACCGTACGCGGACGGGGGGCGCGAAACAAGGGCGGTGCGCCGCCCGCTCACATCGAAAGCCCCGCCGACGACGGTGACGCGACGGGTCCCGGCGCACCGGGCCTCCGGGACGCCGGCGCCCCCGGCACCGGCGGTACCAGTGACGAGGAGAGCGACGTGTTGCGTCGCGCGTTCATGACCCATGGCACGGCCGCGGTGGCCGTCGTCTCCCTGAGCGCCGCCGCGGGCGCCCGCCCCCGGCGCCACGCCGGCGAGGCGGAGGCCCTGGCGGTGGAGGAGGCCGTCCGCCGCATCCGGCTGCTCGACGACCGGCACGGCGCCGACGGCCTCTACCGGCGCGCCACCCGGCCGCTGCGGGCGGCGTACGACCTGCTGGACGCGGAGGCCCGGCGGCAGTCGGTGGCCGACCGGCTGCACACCGGCGCCGGTGAACTGGCGATCTCCGTCGGGTGGTTGGCGCACGACTCCGGCCGGTTCGCCGACGCCCGATCGCACTACGCGGAGGCGCTGGCCACCGCGCGGGTCGCCGGGGACGCGGCGCTGGAGGCGCACGCGTTCTGCAACACCGCGTTCCTGGCCCGGGACGCCGGCCGTCCGCGGGAGGCCGTCCGCGCCGCCCAGGCCGCGCAGCACGTGGGCCGGCGGCTGGGCTCGGCCCGGCTGATGTCGCTGCTGGCGCTGCGCGAGGCCGGGGGCTGGGCCCGGCTGGGCGACCGGGCGGCCTGCGCGGGCGCCCTGCTGCGGGCCCGGTCCCTCTTCGGGCAAGGGGCGTGCGAGGCGGATCCCGAGTGGATGACGTTCTTCGGCGAGGCCGAGCTGGAGGGGCTGGAGGCGCAGTGCTGGTCCGCGCTGGGCGACCGGTCCCGCGCGGCGGAGCACGGCGAGCGGGCCGTGGCGCTGGCCGACCCCCACTTCGCCCGCAATATCGCCCTCTATACGGCGCAGCTCGCGGACGACCTGGCGCACTCCGGCTCCCCGGACGCGGCGGCGGCGGCCGGGGAGCGCGTCCTGGACCTGCTCGGCCAGGTCCGGTCCGCCCGCATCCGCGGGATGCTCGACGGCACGTCCCGGACGCTGCGCCGGTTCACGGAGGACCCGGCGGTGGAGTCGTTCCTGGCGCGGCGCGCGGCCTGA
- a CDS encoding phosphatase PAP2 family protein produces the protein MYRTAPLGKRPRWWTELPLIAVVYALYSAGRLLVRGDVQSAVDHGVSILDIEKQFRINFEHPLNRLFTDHAILGVPADFVYASLHYVVTPAILVWVFRRHSEHYRSGRTWLMLSTLIGLVGFTLLPTCPPRLLPDGYGFIDTMHQYSSYGWWGGDASAPRGLGGLTNQYAAMPSLHVGWALWCGVMLWRHGRGTWAKVLGVAYPLTITLVVMGTANHYFLDAVAGAAVMGVGLLLTRPALRLGERLRARAPRALPSLDPAGPAGMPESPAIVSAGCETSARTAHPRTTASGMPAGGGRAGAPERQREADGSEHIPSIPSDIPRQSRGGAGGSRPDGAPAAAR, from the coding sequence ATGTACCGCACCGCACCACTCGGGAAGCGGCCGCGCTGGTGGACCGAACTGCCACTGATCGCCGTCGTCTACGCGCTGTACTCGGCGGGCCGCCTGCTGGTCCGCGGCGATGTGCAGTCGGCGGTCGATCACGGTGTGTCGATACTCGATATCGAGAAGCAGTTTCGAATAAATTTCGAACACCCCCTCAACCGCCTGTTCACGGACCACGCCATCCTCGGCGTGCCCGCGGACTTCGTGTACGCCTCGCTGCACTACGTGGTCACCCCGGCCATCCTGGTGTGGGTCTTCCGGCGCCACTCCGAGCACTACCGCAGCGGCCGGACCTGGCTGATGCTCTCCACCCTCATCGGCCTGGTGGGCTTCACCCTGCTGCCCACCTGCCCGCCCCGCCTCCTCCCGGACGGCTACGGCTTCATCGACACCATGCACCAGTACTCGTCGTACGGATGGTGGGGCGGTGACGCCAGCGCCCCGCGCGGTCTCGGCGGGCTCACCAACCAGTACGCGGCCATGCCGAGCCTGCACGTGGGCTGGGCGCTGTGGTGCGGCGTCATGCTGTGGCGCCACGGGCGCGGCACCTGGGCGAAGGTCCTCGGCGTCGCCTACCCCCTGACCATCACCCTCGTGGTCATGGGCACGGCCAACCACTACTTCCTGGACGCCGTCGCCGGTGCCGCCGTCATGGGCGTCGGCCTGCTGCTGACCCGCCCCGCGCTGCGCCTCGGCGAGCGGCTCCGCGCCCGGGCGCCCCGCGCCCTGCCCTCGCTCGACCCGGCCGGACCTGCGGGAATGCCCGAGAGCCCGGCGATTGTCAGTGCCGGGTGCGAGACTTCGGCTCGTACTGCGCACCCGCGCACGACCGCGTCCGGCATGCCCGCCGGCGGCGGCCGGGCGGGTGCGCCGGAGAGACAGCGCGAGGCGGACGGCAGTGAGCACATCCCTTCGATCCCTTCGGACATCCCCCGGCAGTCCCGCGGCGGAGCCGGCGGCAGCCGGCCCGACGGCGCTCCGGCTGCGGCTCGCTGA